The Geotrypetes seraphini chromosome 8, aGeoSer1.1, whole genome shotgun sequence genome includes a region encoding these proteins:
- the IQCC gene encoding IQ domain-containing protein C, with the protein MERRARATALQAHIRGFLVRKKMQRLREHYESVVKEIEGDLLSLHWVGRLIPRPLFSQTRFCSKFAQLTRHTEPKSAVKLAQDEEAISKSLGKSEEVISALKTEEPAKEVAAPNQQHKATTLWKDCSGTKSSPATVTEEDTEHLNSSNESSVWGSTVLETGSTVGKDGLLCSKGEEVVPRHVSELRHHQNHLAMELLWFQQAITSRKNYLSLKQNLGTPE; encoded by the exons ATGGAAAGGAGAGCGCGAGCGACGGCGCTGCAG GCACACATCAGAGGTTTCCTGGTGAGGAAGAAGATGCAAAGGCTCCGGGAGCATTATGAGAGTGTAGTGAAGGAGATTGAAGGAGATCTGCTTTCACTGCACTGGGTGGGACGCCTTATTCCAAGACCTCTGTTTTCACAAACA AGATTCTGCTCAAAGTTTGCTCAGTTGACACGCCACACCGAACCAAAGAGTGCAGTGAAACTGGCACAGGATGAAGAGGCAATCTCGAAGAGCCTGGGCAAATCGGAAGAAGTCATTTCTGCACTGAAAACTGAGGAGCCAGCAAAGGAAGTAGCGGCCCCAAATCAGCAACATAAAGCAACAACACTGTGGAAGGACTGCAGTGGGACGAAGTCCTCTCCAGCAACTGTGACTGAAGAAGACACAGAGCACTTGAACTCCAGCAATGAGAGTTCAGTGTGGGGCAGCACTGTTCTAGAAACAGGGAGCACAGTGGGAAAAGACG GGCTGCTCTGCAGCAAAGGTGAGGAAGTAGTTCCCCGTCATGTGTCTGAACTGCGACACCACCAAAATCATCTGGCCATGGAGCTGCTGTGGTTCCAGCAAGCGATCACCAGCAGGAAGAAT TATTTGTCCTTGAAGCAGAACCTAGGAACTCCAGAATGA